From the genome of Amia ocellicauda isolate fAmiCal2 chromosome 14, fAmiCal2.hap1, whole genome shotgun sequence, one region includes:
- the LOC136767582 gene encoding LOW QUALITY PROTEIN: E3 ubiquitin-protein ligase TRIM21-like (The sequence of the model RefSeq protein was modified relative to this genomic sequence to represent the inferred CDS: inserted 1 base in 1 codon), whose product MVCLSVSELERLCRHAVDVTLDPNTAAPWLILSEDGKQVRDGSNRQALPDNPERFDPVVSVLGKEGFSSGRHYWEVEVGEKTAWTLGVARESINRKGNFIYTPENGYWTVWLRNENKFDANSSTPSXLSLKPCKVGVFVDYEGGQVSFYNVEARSHIYTFTDTFTEKLYPLFSPDLNDGGKNAAPLIISPVSHTD is encoded by the exons TGGATGTGACTCTGGACCCCAATACAGCTGCTCCCTGGCTCATCCTGTCTGAGGATGGGAAACAAGTGAGAGATGGAAGCAATCGACAGGCTCTCCCTGACAATCCAGAGAGATTTGATCCTGTTGTCAGTGTCCTGGGAAAGGAGGGTTTCAGTTCAGGGAGACACTACTgggaggtggaggtgggggaGAAGACTGCCTGGACTTTAGGAGTTGCCAGAGAATCCATCAACAGGAAGGGGAATTTTATATATACTCCTGAGAATGGTTACTGGACTGTGTGGTTGAGGAATGAAAACAAGTTTGATGCTAATTCGTCAACTCCCT CCCTGAGCCTGAAGCCCTGTAAGGTGGGGGTGTTTGTAGATTATGAGGGGGGGCAGGTCTCCTTTTACAATGTGGAGGCCAGGTCTCATATCTACACTTTCACTGACACCTTCACTGAGAAACTCTATCCATTATTCAGCCCTGACCTCAATGATGGAGGTAAAAACGCAGCCCCACTAATCATCTCTCCTGTCAGTCACACAGACTGA